In one window of Gemmatimonadota bacterium DNA:
- the argB gene encoding acetylglutamate kinase yields the protein MSIDTSKGITGLKGALRYVRAYRDNVFVVKLGGDVLADPEALDRVAGQIGLLSSLNIRIVMVHGGGPQATALSRRLGQEPTIVAGRRVTDDSALDVAKMVYAGTLNVNLLAALRAHEVQGVGLSGVDADLIAARRRPPVTVVDDAGVSREVDYGHVGDVDRVDPRVLLTLLDARFVPVVASLAGDGEGQVFNVNADTVAESLAVALKAQKLLFLTGAPGVLRDRADPSSLVTFADPDDLAALMSSGAVAGGMRPKVEACIRAATGGVERTHIIDGRLPDSILLEVFTGAGCGTMIVGRKEKATYLGVDLAT from the coding sequence ATGAGCATCGACACCTCGAAGGGCATCACCGGGCTCAAGGGCGCGCTCCGCTACGTGCGCGCCTACCGGGACAACGTCTTCGTGGTGAAGCTGGGCGGCGACGTGCTCGCCGACCCCGAGGCGCTGGACCGGGTGGCGGGGCAGATCGGGCTGCTCTCCTCGCTCAACATCCGCATCGTCATGGTGCACGGCGGCGGCCCGCAGGCTACGGCGCTCTCCCGCCGGCTGGGCCAGGAGCCCACGATCGTGGCCGGCCGGCGGGTCACCGACGACAGCGCGCTCGACGTGGCCAAGATGGTCTACGCCGGCACGCTCAACGTGAACCTGCTGGCCGCCCTCCGCGCGCACGAGGTGCAGGGCGTCGGGCTCTCCGGCGTGGACGCCGACCTGATCGCGGCCCGGCGCCGCCCGCCGGTCACGGTGGTCGACGACGCCGGCGTCTCGCGCGAGGTCGACTACGGCCACGTCGGGGACGTGGACCGGGTGGACCCGCGGGTGCTGCTCACCCTGCTCGACGCCCGTTTCGTGCCGGTGGTGGCCAGCCTGGCCGGCGACGGCGAGGGCCAGGTCTTCAACGTCAACGCCGACACCGTCGCGGAGTCCCTCGCGGTGGCGCTCAAGGCGCAGAAGCTCCTCTTCCTCACCGGCGCGCCCGGGGTGCTGCGTGACCGCGCCGACCCCTCGAGCCTGGTCACCTTCGCCGATCCCGACGACCTCGCCGCGCTCATGTCGAGTGGCGCGGTCGCCGGCGGCATGCGCCCCAAGGTGGAGGCCTGCATCCGCGCCGCCACCGGAGGGGTGGAGCGCACCCACATCATCGATGGCCGCCTCCCCGACTCCATCCTGCTCGAGGTGTTCACCGGGGCCGGGTGCGGGACGATGATCGTCGGCCGCAAGGAAAAGGCGACCTATCTTGGCGTGGACCTCGCGACCTGA
- a CDS encoding N-acetylornithine carbamoyltransferase, whose product MTKRDFITVEDWSAEEIDALLALAAKVKRGEVLGGLERKVMAMVFMDPSMRTRTSFETAMYLHGGHAVVLEPGKSSWSLETEMGAVMDGTTVEHLKDAARVLGRYADVVGVRSFPRGDDWASVREDRIIRDFARYCEKPVINMESTRRHPCQQLADAMTLREKLGDPRGKRFVLLWAWHPKALPTAVPASAALAAAHQGMEIVIARPDGYELDQEDTALIRRIAQARGGEFVHIINDPDEALVGADVVYVKSWGAVKQFGKPEEEAALRRGLRDWRLTAPRLRSTRGGKATVMHCLPVRRNVEIDDAVLDGPASAVVDEAENRLHVQRALLLELIGGR is encoded by the coding sequence GTGACCAAGCGTGACTTCATCACGGTCGAGGACTGGTCGGCCGAGGAGATCGATGCCCTGCTGGCGCTGGCCGCGAAGGTCAAGCGCGGCGAGGTGCTGGGCGGCCTCGAGCGAAAGGTGATGGCGATGGTCTTCATGGACCCGAGCATGCGGACCCGGACCAGCTTCGAGACCGCCATGTACCTGCACGGCGGCCACGCGGTGGTGCTGGAGCCGGGCAAGAGCAGCTGGAGCCTGGAGACCGAGATGGGGGCCGTCATGGACGGCACCACCGTGGAGCACCTCAAGGATGCGGCGCGGGTGCTGGGGCGATACGCCGACGTGGTCGGGGTGCGCTCGTTCCCGCGGGGCGACGACTGGGCCAGCGTCCGGGAGGACCGCATCATCCGGGACTTCGCGCGGTACTGCGAGAAGCCGGTGATCAACATGGAGTCCACCCGGCGGCACCCGTGCCAGCAGCTGGCCGACGCGATGACCCTGCGCGAGAAGCTGGGCGACCCGCGCGGCAAGCGGTTTGTCCTGCTGTGGGCCTGGCACCCGAAGGCGCTCCCCACCGCGGTCCCGGCCAGCGCGGCGCTTGCCGCGGCGCACCAGGGGATGGAGATCGTCATCGCGCGGCCGGACGGCTACGAGCTCGACCAGGAGGACACCGCGCTGATCCGGCGGATCGCGCAGGCGCGGGGCGGCGAGTTCGTGCACATCATCAACGACCCCGACGAGGCGCTGGTCGGGGCCGACGTGGTCTACGTGAAGAGCTGGGGCGCGGTGAAGCAGTTCGGGAAGCCGGAGGAGGAGGCGGCGCTCCGCCGCGGCCTGCGCGACTGGCGCCTCACCGCCCCGCGGCTCCGCTCCACGCGGGGCGGGAAGGCCACCGTGATGCACTGCCTCCCGGTGCGGCGCAACGTGGAGATCGACGACGCGGTGCTCGACGGCCCCGCCTCGGCGGTGGTGGATGAGGCGGAGAACCGGCTGCACGTGCAGCGGGCCCTGCTGCTGGAGCTGATCGGCGGGCGGTAG
- the argC gene encoding N-acetyl-gamma-glutamyl-phosphate reductase: MALRVAVIGAAGYVGGELLRLLAEHPEVGSVVATSRSKAGTPVAEVHPQLAPLTDARFSGATPSEAAAGADVVFLALEHGESSKVAAEILDAGAPLVIDLAADFRVQDLELYARYYGQHPAPALVPQFTYALADVLGEGLRGRRALAAPGCFATAAELALYPFGGLGAGLLPALFGVTGSSGSGVHPKATTHHPARAHNLFAYSVLGHRHEAEILERWRAWTGAPGARARLMTHSGPFVRGIHLTLHVDLEPARAAHGAVDVRGRFREAYAGRPFIRLVEQPPELTHVLGTNYALIHAAQSADGREAQVMVVVDNLVKGAGGQAIQAMNLSLGLPETAGLRFGGLYPC; this comes from the coding sequence GTGGCGCTCCGGGTGGCGGTGATCGGGGCCGCCGGGTACGTCGGCGGCGAGCTGCTGCGGCTGCTGGCGGAGCATCCGGAGGTCGGCTCGGTGGTGGCCACCAGCCGCAGCAAGGCCGGCACGCCGGTCGCCGAGGTGCATCCGCAGCTGGCGCCGCTGACCGACGCGCGCTTCTCCGGCGCCACGCCCTCCGAGGCCGCCGCCGGGGCGGACGTGGTCTTCCTGGCGCTGGAGCATGGGGAGTCGTCGAAGGTGGCCGCCGAGATCCTCGATGCCGGCGCGCCGCTGGTGATCGATCTCGCGGCCGACTTCCGGGTGCAGGACCTCGAGCTCTATGCCCGTTACTACGGGCAACACCCGGCGCCGGCGCTGGTGCCGCAGTTCACCTACGCGCTGGCCGACGTGCTCGGGGAGGGGCTGCGGGGCAGGCGGGCGCTCGCGGCCCCGGGGTGCTTTGCCACCGCGGCCGAGCTGGCGCTGTACCCCTTCGGCGGACTGGGCGCGGGGCTCCTGCCGGCGCTGTTCGGGGTCACCGGGTCGAGCGGCAGCGGGGTGCATCCCAAGGCCACCACGCATCATCCCGCGCGGGCGCACAACCTGTTCGCCTATTCGGTGCTGGGGCACCGGCACGAGGCGGAGATCCTCGAACGGTGGCGCGCCTGGACCGGGGCGCCCGGGGCGCGGGCGCGGCTCATGACCCACTCCGGCCCGTTCGTCCGCGGCATCCACCTGACGCTGCACGTGGACCTGGAGCCGGCGCGCGCTGCCCACGGCGCGGTGGACGTGCGAGGCCGCTTCCGCGAGGCCTACGCCGGGCGGCCCTTCATCCGCCTGGTGGAGCAGCCGCCCGAGCTGACCCACGTGCTCGGGACCAACTACGCCCTGATCCACGCGGCGCAGTCGGCGGATGGCCGCGAGGCCCAGGTGATGGTGGTGGTGGACAACCTGGTGAAGGGCGCGGGCGGGCAGGCCATCCAGGCGATGAACCTGTCGCTCGGGCTGCCGGAAACGGCGGGGCTCCGCTTCGGGGGGCTCTACCCGTGCTGA
- the argG gene encoding argininosuccinate synthase has protein sequence MKTCVLAFSGGLDTSFCVPHLAEQGWTVHTAYVNTGGATAADLEAIARQAAAVGSVQHHTVDARQAVFDRFVRFLIQGNVLRGEVYPLSVAAERTQQALSAIAVARQVGATAVAHGSTGAGNDQVRFDIAFRVLAPDLEVLTPIRELGLQRDQAIAYLEARKLPVPPKAGAYSINRGLWGTTWGGGWTHDTWAGPPDELVDPPAGAPAAREITLGWDQGIPVSLDGARMGGPELIRLLGDLGEAYGFGRNIHVGETALGIKGRIGFEAGAALLLIAAHRELEKLVLTKWQAFWKDQLARFYGDRLHEGHYFDPALRDIEALLTSSQQRVSGETRVRLAPGRFQVVGTRSPFSMMDRSVATYGEENRLWTGAEAQAFSRVSAIPELLAERVLQKK, from the coding sequence ATGAAGACCTGCGTCCTCGCCTTCTCCGGCGGCCTCGACACCTCGTTCTGCGTCCCGCACCTGGCCGAGCAGGGGTGGACCGTCCACACCGCCTACGTGAACACCGGTGGCGCCACCGCCGCCGATCTCGAGGCCATCGCCCGGCAGGCGGCGGCGGTCGGGTCGGTGCAGCACCACACCGTCGATGCCCGGCAGGCGGTCTTCGACCGGTTCGTGCGCTTCCTCATCCAGGGCAACGTGCTCCGCGGCGAGGTGTATCCCCTCTCCGTGGCCGCCGAGCGCACCCAGCAGGCGCTCTCGGCCATCGCGGTGGCGCGCCAGGTGGGCGCCACGGCCGTAGCCCACGGCTCCACCGGCGCCGGCAACGACCAGGTCCGCTTCGACATCGCGTTCCGGGTCCTCGCCCCGGACCTCGAGGTGCTCACCCCGATCCGCGAGCTCGGGCTGCAGCGCGACCAGGCGATCGCCTATCTCGAGGCGCGGAAGCTCCCGGTGCCGCCCAAGGCCGGGGCCTACTCCATCAACCGCGGGCTCTGGGGCACCACCTGGGGCGGCGGCTGGACCCACGACACGTGGGCCGGCCCCCCGGACGAGCTGGTGGACCCGCCCGCCGGCGCCCCCGCCGCGCGCGAGATCACGCTGGGATGGGACCAGGGGATCCCGGTGAGCCTCGATGGCGCGCGCATGGGCGGCCCCGAGCTCATCCGCCTGCTGGGCGACCTGGGCGAGGCCTACGGCTTCGGCCGCAACATCCACGTGGGCGAGACCGCGCTCGGCATCAAGGGCCGGATCGGGTTCGAGGCCGGCGCGGCGCTGCTGCTCATCGCGGCCCACCGCGAGCTGGAGAAGCTGGTGCTCACCAAGTGGCAGGCCTTCTGGAAGGACCAGCTGGCGCGCTTCTACGGCGACCGCCTGCACGAGGGGCACTACTTCGATCCCGCGCTCCGCGACATCGAGGCGCTCCTCACCAGCAGCCAGCAGCGGGTGAGCGGCGAGACCCGGGTGCGGCTCGCGCCCGGCCGCTTCCAGGTGGTCGGGACGCGGAGCCCCTTCTCCATGATGGACCGCAGCGTGGCCACCTACGGCGAGGAGAACCGGCTGTGGACCGGCGCCGAGGCGCAGGCCTTCAGCCGCGTGTCGGCCATTCCCGAGCTCCTGGCGGAGCGGGTCCTCCAGAAGAAGTAG
- the pbpC gene encoding penicillin-binding protein 1C, with amino-acid sequence MRLVRGALAAGALIGLMAAGWVAWPLPPALLAPEAQQSLTLEDRHGLALRSTRAGDGSLTRWFRLDEMDPDLPRAFVAVEDHRFYQHRGVDVRAIGRALRDNLRHGGVVSGASTITMQLARLLRPIGHGAGGKLLQTAWALRLEAHLDKAGILEQYLNRVPMGQGAVGVAAATRLYFGRAPTEVSLGQAALLAGLARAPSSQNPLVDPARAQRRREAGLSRLVADGYATPEEVDRARHEPLLGGDRGRPFLAPHFTSRVLLDGAASGRRAAGTWRTSLDLALQAALEDEVRHTVDQLRDRGARQAALVVLDNRSGEILAWVGSPDFWADSAGQVDMVVSGRQPGSALKPFLYALAFDRGATAATVLADVATTYQTGGGPYHPRNYDRTFHGPVRAREALASSYNVPAVELASRIGYATLLHGLQAGGFASLDRSPEHYGLGLALGNGDVTLLELANGYRALANGGVWTPARWWSGDANQPSGEGHRVVSPRAAALVLDILADPEARIPAFGIGTPFDWPFRAAAKTGTSRHFTDNWAVAVTAGFTVGVWVGNFDGRPMEGVSGITGAGPLLHRAVLVTAQRYVAGALPTAAEAGLLPARICRLSGALAGAECPTMTEYFLPGTMPTATCRWHQEGRVELPVEYAEWRATTAGGTAAPRPAAMTQAPAGRVPAAPTARLTITSPQHGDHYQIPPGFEGRYATIPFRAAGVPAGAPLRWLLDGRPVAAGRWTLVPGRHRVRAVAGALSDEVEITVAAAGG; translated from the coding sequence ATGCGGCTGGTGCGCGGGGCCCTTGCCGCGGGGGCCCTGATCGGGCTCATGGCGGCGGGGTGGGTGGCGTGGCCGCTGCCCCCTGCGCTCCTGGCGCCCGAGGCGCAGCAGAGCCTCACCCTGGAAGACCGGCACGGGCTGGCGCTGCGCTCGACCCGGGCCGGCGATGGCTCGTTGACCCGGTGGTTCCGCCTCGACGAAATGGATCCCGACCTGCCGCGGGCGTTCGTGGCCGTGGAGGACCACCGCTTCTACCAGCACCGCGGCGTGGACGTCCGCGCCATCGGGCGGGCGCTGCGCGACAACCTGCGCCACGGCGGCGTGGTTTCCGGCGCCTCCACCATCACCATGCAGCTGGCGCGGCTGCTGCGGCCCATCGGCCATGGCGCCGGCGGCAAGCTGCTGCAGACCGCCTGGGCGCTCCGCCTCGAGGCGCACCTCGACAAGGCCGGGATCCTGGAGCAGTACCTCAACCGGGTGCCGATGGGGCAGGGCGCGGTCGGCGTGGCCGCGGCCACCCGCCTCTACTTCGGGCGGGCACCGACGGAGGTGAGCCTGGGGCAGGCGGCGCTGCTCGCGGGGCTGGCGCGGGCGCCATCCAGCCAGAATCCGCTGGTGGATCCGGCGCGGGCGCAGCGCCGGCGCGAGGCCGGCCTCTCCCGCCTGGTGGCGGATGGCTACGCCACGCCGGAGGAGGTGGACCGGGCGCGGCACGAGCCCCTCCTCGGTGGCGATCGGGGCCGTCCGTTCCTCGCGCCCCACTTCACCAGCCGCGTGCTGCTCGACGGTGCCGCGTCCGGCCGGCGCGCGGCGGGCACCTGGCGGACCTCGCTTGACCTGGCGCTGCAGGCCGCGCTCGAGGACGAGGTGCGCCATACCGTGGACCAGCTGCGCGACCGCGGCGCCCGGCAGGCGGCGCTGGTCGTCCTCGACAACCGCTCCGGCGAGATCCTGGCGTGGGTGGGCAGTCCCGACTTCTGGGCCGATAGCGCCGGCCAGGTGGACATGGTCGTGAGCGGCCGGCAGCCCGGCTCCGCCCTCAAGCCGTTCCTCTATGCCCTGGCCTTTGATCGGGGAGCGACCGCGGCCACCGTGCTCGCCGATGTGGCCACCACCTACCAGACCGGTGGCGGCCCATATCACCCGCGCAACTACGACCGCACCTTTCACGGCCCGGTGCGTGCCCGCGAGGCGCTGGCCAGCTCCTACAACGTTCCCGCCGTGGAGCTGGCGAGCCGGATCGGCTACGCCACCCTGCTACATGGGCTCCAGGCGGGCGGCTTCGCCTCGCTCGACCGCAGCCCCGAGCACTATGGCCTCGGCCTCGCGCTCGGCAACGGCGACGTGACCCTGCTCGAGCTCGCCAACGGTTACCGTGCGCTCGCCAACGGCGGCGTGTGGACCCCGGCACGCTGGTGGTCCGGTGACGCCAACCAGCCCAGTGGCGAGGGCCACCGGGTGGTCTCACCGCGGGCGGCGGCGCTGGTGCTCGACATCCTCGCCGACCCCGAGGCGCGGATCCCCGCCTTCGGCATCGGCACGCCCTTCGACTGGCCCTTCCGTGCCGCGGCCAAGACCGGCACCAGCCGGCACTTCACCGACAACTGGGCGGTGGCGGTCACCGCCGGCTTCACCGTGGGTGTCTGGGTGGGGAACTTCGACGGCCGGCCGATGGAGGGGGTCAGCGGCATTACGGGGGCGGGACCGCTGCTGCACCGGGCGGTGCTGGTCACGGCGCAGCGCTATGTGGCGGGCGCCCTGCCCACCGCGGCCGAGGCGGGGTTGCTGCCCGCCCGCATCTGCCGGCTTTCCGGCGCGCTGGCGGGCGCGGAGTGCCCCACGATGACCGAGTACTTCCTGCCGGGGACGATGCCGACGGCCACCTGCCGCTGGCACCAGGAGGGGCGCGTGGAGCTGCCGGTGGAGTATGCCGAGTGGCGGGCGACGACTGCCGGGGGCACCGCGGCGCCCCGGCCGGCCGCGATGACCCAGGCACCGGCCGGCCGGGTGCCGGCCGCGCCCACCGCGCGCCTGACGATCACCTCGCCGCAGCACGGCGATCACTACCAGATCCCGCCGGGGTTCGAGGGTCGCTACGCCACGATCCCGTTCCGGGCGGCGGGGGTCCCGGCTGGCGCGCCGCTGCGGTGGCTGCTCGATGGCCGCCCCGTGGCCGCCGGCCGCTGGACGCTGGTGCCGGGACGGCACCGGGTGCGGGCGGTGGCGGGCGCGCTGTCCGACGAGGTGGAGATCACGGTCGCGGCAGCCGGGGGGTGA